AGAACCTCAACATCAAAATGGTCGCCGCCCATGAGAACAGAGAAGTTGTCTCCTTTTTCGGTTATGTCTATATCGTAAGAGCGTCCGTCAATAATGATCGAGTACAGATTGTCGCCCATGCGCGCGAAGTCAACCGTGCTTGTTTTGCCGTCAATACTGACGGTAAACACATTCGAGGTTTCCTCCACAATGTCTATGGTGTATTCCTGCTCGCCTTTATCAACCGTTGCGAAGTACTGTCTTTTAGTTATCATTATCCACCCCTTATCCGAGCCTGTTTCCGAGGCTTGTCAGCCTTCCGAAGCGTTTCCAGTTGCTTTCGCCCACATCCCTTCTGGTGACGGAGCGCTGGGCTGAGATCTTCTCACTCAGAAGCTGCTTGATAGCAGCAGCGATGAGCGCAACAGAGGGATCCTTCTGTTCTTTACGCTGAAGATCTTCCATGTCGAACTTAGAATCGATGAAGCCGGTGTCATAGTTGCCCGCAAGGAAAGTTTCGTTCTTAAGCACACGCTGGTGGAACGGTATGGATGTTTTAATGCCCGATACCTTGTATTCTGTGAGTATCCTTTTCATGGCTATGATAGCGCTCTCTCTTGTTTTGCCGAAGGAGCACACTTTAGCTATCATAGGGTCATAGTAAAGGGGAACTTCGTAGCCAGCGAAGGCTCCGCTTTCCACCCTTACGTTCGGACCGCCCGGAGTTTCGTACACGGTGATGAGCCCCGGTGAGGGAGCAAAGTTGTTGCTGGGATCTTCTGCGTAAATCCTGCACTCAATAGCGTGTCCGTTCCTGACTATCTCTTCCTGCTTGTAGGTGAGGGTTTTCCCTTCGGCAACCTTGATCATTTCGGTCACTATATCGACCCCTGTGATCATCTCCGTTATGGGGTGCTCAACCTGAAGCCTTGTGTTCATTTCAAGGAAATAGAAGTTCTGATCCTCACCGACGATGAACTCCATGGTTCCTGCGCTGTAATAGCCGATAGCCTTAACAGCCTTCACCGCAACATCATACATCTTCGCCCTTGTGGCATCGTTTATGAAGGGTGACGGAGCCTCTTCTATGACCTTCTGGTGGCGGCGCTGGATTGAGCATTCACGCTCAAAGAGGTGAAGCGCATTGCCGTGCTTATCGCCCAGAACCTGTATCTCAACATGGTGCGGGCCTATGATGAACTTCTCAATGTACATATCCCCGTTGCCGAAGGCGTTTGCAGCCTCGGAGGAGGCCATACGGAAAGATGACTCGAAGTCTTCCTCACTCTTAACAAGCCTCATCCCTTTTCCGCCGCCGCCGTGAACGGCTTTCAGCATTATGGGATAACCGACTTCGCGTGCGGTTTTCTTTGCCTCTTCAACATCGCGTATGGCGTTCTTGGTTCCGGGAACAACAGGCACGCCCGCCTCAACCATTGCGTTTCTTGCGCCGGTTTTGGAGCCCATGAGCTTGATGTGCTCGGCGGAGGGGCCTATGAAGATTATACCTTCCTCTTCAAGACGCTGAACAAACGTGGGGTTCTCAGAGTAAAACCCGTAGCCGGGGTGAATTGCCGCACCGGCCTGCTTTGCGATTTCGATTATTTTATCAGCTTTCAGGTAACTGGTATCATTATCAGCCTCAGAAATGCAGTAAGCCTCGTCAGCATACCTTACGTGGGGGGCTGTTCTGTCTGCGTTGGTGTAAATGGCAACGGTTTTTATGCCCAGCCTGCGGCAGGTTCTGAAAACCCTTATGGCTATTTCGCCTCTGTTGGCGACAAGTATCTTTTTAATATCAGGCATTTTGTCCTCCTCTTAAAGCGGCAGATTGTCGTGCTTCTTGGGCGGGTTAGACTGCCTTTTGTTCGCAAGAAGCTCAAAAGCCTGAATTATTTTCGGTCTGGTCAGTTCGGGCAGAATTATTTCATCTATGAAGCCCAGTTCCGCAGCCCTGTAAGGGTTGGCAAAGGTTTCCCTGTACTCGTCAACCTTCTGTTTCTGCAGGGCGGCGGGGTCACTGGCACTGGTGATCTCTTTTTTATAGAGAATCTGCGCCGCGCCGTCCGGCCCCATAACTGCTATTTCCGCTGTGGGGAAGGCATAGTTAATATCGCCTCTTACATGCTTGGAACTGAGAACGTCATATGCGCCGCCGTAAGCCTTTCTGGTGATTACAGTAACTTTCGGCACAGTTGATTCGCAGTAAGCGTAAAGGAGTTTTGCGCCGTGGCGGATGATTCCGCCGTATTCCTGCGCCACGCCGGGCATGAAGCCGGGCACATCCACAAGGGTAAGCAGAGGAATGTTGAAAGCATCGCAGAAACGGACGAACCTTGCCGCTTTGACTGATGAGTCGATGTCAAGAGCACCGGCCATAATCGCAGGCTGGTTGGCAACTATGCCCACTGTCCTGCCGTTGAGGCGGCAGAAGCCTATGATGATGTTTTTCGCAAAATGCTCCTGTATTTCAAAGAAGTTGCCGTCATCCACAATTTTCTGGATGAGTTCATGCATGTCGTAAGGTTTGTTGGCATCAACAGGTATTATATCGTGAATTGAAATTTCGGTTCTGTTGGGGTCGTCCTTAGTGGGGACGATAGGTGCTTCCTCCATGTTGTTGGAGGGGATGAAGCTGAAAAGCTCTCTGATTTTAAGAAGACAATCCTCATCATTCTCAGTGGCGAAGTGAGCAACCCCGCTTTTTGAGTTGTGGGTCATTGCTCCGCCAAGCTGCTCTTTTGTCACATCCTCACTGGTAACGGTTTTAACAACCTCAGGACCGGTGATGAACATGTAGCTTGTGTCCTTAACCATGAAGGTGAAGTCCGTAAGTGCGGGAGAGTAAACCGCGCCGCCTGCGCAGGGCCCCATGATAGCGCTTATCTGGGGAACAACACCTGAGGAAAGGGTGTTTCTGAGGAAAATGTCGGCATAACCGGCAAGGGACATAACACCTTCGTGAATCCTTGCGCCGCCTGAGTCGTTAAGACCGATGACGGGGCAGCCGAGTTCGATGGCTTTGTCCATGATTTTGCAGATTTTTTTGGCGAACATTTCGGAAAGAGAACCACCGAGAACAGTAAAATCCTGAGAGAAAACAAAGACAGTTCTTCCGTTGATCTTTCCATAACCTGTAACAACACCGTCGCCGAAGACTTTGCTCTTTTCCATGCCGAAGTTGGTGCATCTGTGAACCACGAACTTATCAAGCTCAACGAAAGTACCTTTATCAAGGAGTTTATCGATCCTTTCGCGGGCGCTGAGCTTGCCCTGCTCGTGCTGTTTCTTGATCCTGTCCAGGCCGCCTCCCAGTTCTGCAATACTGTTAAGCTCCTGGAACTTTTTGATTTTCTCTTTCATGAAAGTCCCCCATTTTTTTCTTATATGGCTCAAATATAAAAACATAATTTATTATAAGTGTCAACTGGCAATATAAGTTTTCATAATATAATCAAACACTTTTTCTTTGTTTATATACCAGTTATTTATGGAAACCGATCATTCATAACGTCATTATGAAAGAGGATAAGTTAAACTGTTATTATGGTTTTTAACACCGGAAAACAGCGATATTTTCCATAATCTGAAATGGTTTGCAGACTTTTTAAAATAGCACAAGAGTTATTGTTTATCAGGTTTTTAGAACTTAAGGACTGTTTTAGAATGTACTTTGAAAAAAGGAAGCTAAAGAACGGAAAGCGGACTTAATATCCCATTCCTGATTTATTCTTTCACCGCAATAGTTTGAAACACTTCTTGCCTGCATGACCTTCACACCGCAGCGCAGAGCGGACAAGCCCACCGGAGCACCCTCCATATTCTCCACTACTGCATTTGTTTTATTATAATAGATATTTGCAAGCAGATCACACGAACTGAGAAGTGACACAGTATTGGATTCGGCATTGCTCAGAGAAGGTATTTTTTCAAATTTAGTAAAATTATTCTCACATACCGGAAAGCCCTCCTCACCAAGAAGCCTTATTTCAGAGTCTATTAACAATGCCTCATCCGCAAACCAGTCTTTAACTACGCTCACAATATCCCCCGTTTTCAGCCCGCTCTGCCTGTAGGCGCCGCATATTCCCGCCAGAATAGCCTCTTCGGGATGTATTTCAGAGAAAATTAAGGCAGAGGCGAAGGCAGCATTAGTTTTGCTCACCCCTGTGACAAAAACACGCATCCCGCGCCACTCGCCGCATGGAATGCCGTATTTCCATTCATTAAGAGTGATTTTGCCCAATGAGCCGTATAGTTCGTTCACCGTGGGAAAAAGCAGAATCATTAAAACTCCTCATAAAAATCAGGGTATTTATCAAGCATACCGCGTGTACGGAGGAATTTCTCTGTTTCATCAACTCTTGCAAGAAGTTTTCCCTTATCCCTCGGCAGAACGCCTTCAAGGGGTACAAAGTTTGACACATGGTTGGAGCGGAAAATCATTGCGCCTTCATTAATACCGGAAACGAAACGCCTGATTTCATCAATAAGATCACCTATGCGCGGTTTTTCTATGCTGTCAAAATAGTCGCGTCTGCGTCTCAGGAAAAGTGTCAGGAGCGACACATATTTAGGCTTCGCAGCGTTCAGCCATGCCGTAGTTTCTTCCATATGCTGACGGCTGAGTATTCTTCCGCCGCCGCCAAGAATAACCATGACCGAAAAATCGATCCCCTGCTCTTTAATTAACTGAACCTTAGGGAGAAGTTTGTCCGCTTTCATCCCTTTATTCATCAGTTCCAGCACTCTGTTGTCAGCGCTCTCTAGACCGAAATAAAGAAGCCTGAGCCCTTTCTCCCTGAGAAGTTTCCATTCCGCAGCGCTCTTTTTCATCAGAGCCTGCGGGCCTGCGTAGCTGCTTATTCTTCGTAAGGAAGGGAATTTTACAGTGAGAGCATCCAGAATCACAGCCAGTTCAGCGGTGGGGTAAATCACTCCGTCACCGTCTGCAAGAAAAACCCGGTGAACATGGCGGGAGTAAGATTCGGGTATTCTGTTAATCTCTGAGAGAACATCATCCAAAGGCTTTATGCGGAAAGGCTTATCAATATACATGCCGCAGAAGGCGCACTTGTTGTATGAGCAGCCTTCCGTTATCTGAAATATAAGGGAGTCCACCTCGCTGGGCGGCCTGTAGAGGGGTTCGGTATGATGGGGCATGTTCATTAAAACAGCCTCTTGAGAACCTCTTCCGTTGCGCCGGAGCGGTTTAGGGTATAGAAGTGGATGCCCCTCACACCGTTTTTCCAGAGGCATTCGCACTGTTTAACAGCATAGTCCACACCTAGGGAGAACATATCCTCATCGCTTTTCCCCTCCATAGCACTGACAATTGAGGAGGGAACCTCAACACCGCACATCTGGGTAAAACGGATGACCTGTGATATATTGGTGATAGGCATAACACCTGCAATTACCGGGATGGTTATCCCTGCCTTTTCACACTTTTCGATGAACCTGTAGAAGTAGTCATTCACAAAAAACAGCTGGGTTATTGCAAAATCTGCACCAAGATCCTGTTTAAGCTTAAGATGTTCCAGCTCCTTATCCAGATTTCTTGTCTGCACATGCCCTTCGGGGTAGCATGCCACGCCGACGCTATAATCCCCGCTTTTTTTCAGGAATTTAACCAGATCTGATGCGTACTCGAACTCCTTGCTTATCTCATCCGGGTTCATATCCTGCGGAACATCGCCCCTGAGAGCCAGAATATTCTTAACGCCTATTGAGTTAAGCTCGGATGTGACAGACTGTATCACCTCACCCGTTGCGGCTATGCATGTGAGGTGCATCATAACCTCAAGACCGTAATCCACACGGGTTCTGCGTATCCATTCCACAGTTTTTTCAGTGGTGCTCCCCCCTGCACCGTAAGTTACGGAAACAAAATCGGGGTTGTATTTTTTTAACTGAGAAATTGTATCAAAAAGAACTGATTCCGCCTCCTCTTTTTTTGGGGGGAAAAATTCGAAAGATATTGTGCGTTTTGAATTTATTATATCAATAATTTTCATGGGACTTCTCCGGATGTTTAATGAAAAATAACCGCAGAATGCGTTGACTGCAAGAAATATTTATGAAATAGTCATTACAGATGAAGCTTATCTCTATTTATAAAAAAATCCTGCTGGCGTTTATCCTCTATGTCTTCCTGCTGAATACATGCACATTTCTGACCACCCTTAACCCCAAAGCGTTTCTAAACCCTTTTCATATAAAGACAAGAACAATCAGCGTGTATCATCTTGTCCGTCATGTCGTGCTGGTTTCGGGTGTGGCTTTCAGAGAAATACCCAGAGAGCTGATAAACGAAAAAGCTGAACATTATTCCGATAAATACGGGGTAGACCCTGACCTTGTTAAAATAGTGATCGATGTGGAATCAAAGTACAATAAGTTTGCAATATCCAGAACCGGAGCTATGGGGCTTATGCAGCTTATGCCTATAACCTTCGGCGATATGGGCGGGCAGGATCCGTTTGATATGGACACAAACCTTGAAGCGGGGATAAAGTACCTCTCCATCCAGCTAAGAAGGTTCAATAATACAGAACTGGCTCTTTCCGCATACAATGCAGGGCCTTACACTGTTTCATCCAGAGGCAACAGAGTGCCCGATTTCGGGGAGACGCAGCGGTACGTCAAAAAAATAATGTACCGCTACAGTCAGGTTGCAGGGCAGGACTAAACCAGTTTCCTCACCACATAGTCAGCATCCGCCTCAAACGGGGTGGACTTCATATTCGGTTTACCCAAAGCATAAGCGGCCATCACAGACTTTTCCTCCATACTGAGAACGCTGCTGAGAGACTCAGCACCAAGCCTTTCCAGCCAGAAATCCAGATCAAAGCCATGCTTCTCAAACAGTGACGGAATAACACCGAACTTCTGCACGCCTTTTTCACGGAGCATTTCCATAAAACACGGAATCAGCATTGCGTTTGCTGTACCGTGATGGATTTTCTTATTGTTTGTCAGGTAATAACCCAGACTGTGCAGGAGGGTGGTTCCCGTATGCAGAATCACAGTGCCCGCAAGGGACGAAGCATACATAAAATTAGCCAGCGCACGGTCGTCCTTGAGATCTTCCGCCGCCGAAAGAGTTGCCAGAATGAGCTCCATTGAAGTCATGGCGCACATATCGCTGAAAGGGTTTGCACGGAGGGAGATAAGCCCCTCCATTGAGTGTGTGAACGCATCAAACACAGTGGCAAGGAGTGTGCGCTCATTCAGGGTTTTCAGCAGTCCGGGATCAAGCACAGCCCATTTTGGGAACATGCATGGCTTGGTGAAATTTATTTTATCGGTCTTCTCGGCATCGGTAATGATGGAATAAGCGTTCATCTCACTGCCTGTGCCGCATGTGGTGGGTACGGCAAGCACGGGCAAGGGTTTGTTGGGCATATCTTTTTTTGCCAGAAGCTCATAGAAGCTGTCGTTATTTGCAGCAAACACCGCTATCGACTTCGCAGCATCCAGAGGGCTTCCGCCCCCCACTGCTATCACAGCCTCGCATCTGGCGCTGCGCATGAATGTGCCGCCGCGTATTATCGTATTTATGGACGGGTTTTCCTCCACCTCTGAAAAAAAGTGAAGCTGCTTACCCGCAAGCTCAGCCTCAAGAAACGCCCTCATCCCTGTGGCATCAAGGGAAGTCCGCCCTGAAACTATGCCTATGGTTCTGAATGGCGCCATCAGTTCTTTGATTTTTTCTATGCTGCCGAAGCCGAAAAAAGCCTCCACAGGGCTGTGGAACGAAAATATATAGCTCATGGCTTACATACCCGTAAATTTTCCGTTTTCAAAAACAAGCCTTCCGTCCAGATAAGCCTTTCCGTCTTCCATAGCCTTTATCATGTCCCAGTGAATGCCGGATTTGTTTTTCCCGCCCGCTTCGGGGTATGAGGCTCCGACAGCCATATGGATTGTGCGGCCTATTTTTTCATCAAACAGGATGTTTTTTGTGGGTTTGGTGATGGATTCGTTAAGACCGAAGGCTATCTCGCCTATGAAGCGCGAACCTTCGTCTGTTTCAAGAACAGACTGGAGAAAGTCGTTCCCTTTTTCGGCGTGAGCCTCCATGATTTTGCCTTTTTCAATTTTGAGGGTTATTCCGCCCGCTTCCACACCCATGTAAGATGTGGGTACGTCAAAGTATATGGAACCGTTTACTCCGTCCTCCACGGGGCTGGTGAAAACCTCTCCGTCCGGCATGTTGTGGTGTCCGTTGCAGTTAATCCATTTGCGGCCGTCAACATTGAATGTGATGTCTGTCTTGTTTCCCACTATGCGGAGCTCCTTAGTTCCGTTGAGGAGGCCTGTTATTTTCTGCTGATATTCATCAACGGATCTCCACGCGGCTACCGGGTCGTCCTCGTGCAGTCTGCATGCGCGGTAAACAAACTCAGTGTACTCATCCAGAGACATTTCCGCATCCTGCGCCATCGCTGCGGTGGGATAAGGGCAGAGCGACCAGCGGAACTCACCTTTCTGTTCCCTGTCCATAAGCACCTCACGCACTTTTGCGTATGATTTGGCGTATGCGGCTATCTTCGACTTATCAGCCCCAGTAAGCTGCTTTGTGTTGTCAGTGGCATCGATGTATATTGATGCGGTTACATTGTGAGTATCAGCCCACACACTCTGCGGTATGAACTCAAGCTGGTCTTTTTCCGCATGTTTGTAAAAAACAGACTGCTGACCGGAAAATGCCAGACGCAGAACAGGATAAGCTCCGGTTTCAAGGGTTTTTGCATATATTTCCTTTATAAGAGGCTCACTCACCGTTTCCGCACGGATGAGAAGTATATCCCCTTTTCTTAAGGACAGGCTGTATTCGCATATAAGTTTGGCTAATTTCTTTTCAAGACTCATTGTAAGCTCCCCGTAGTTTTTCTTCTGACATAACATAATCCATTTTGTTTAATAAAAAAAGGGAAGGCTGAAAGACAGGTGCAGTCGTACATGCTTTATTAAAAAGAAATGGATCTGTTTTTGAGGGGACTGGTTTAATCATGCCTATCAAAATCCCCCTCTGCTCCCCCTTTGCAAAGGGGGAAGTTATTGCTGATAAAACAAAAAACCCCTCTTTACAAAGAGGGGCCTAGGATATTTTCAGCAAAAGTTTTTCGCACACGCTCGCGGGCGGGTAAACCGCCCTTCGCTCCGCACGGCGCGCCCGCTTCCTGCGGGCGCGGGGAAACGTCTATCTCCTTTTGAGGTTATAAAAAGAGCCGAGCCCTTTATACACCCCTTGATCAACGAGTTCTTCCTCGATTCGGAGGAGCTGGTTGTATTTGGCGATGCGGTCGGTTCTGGAGGCAGAGCCGGTTTTGATCTGGCCTGCGTTTACAGCAACTGCGAGGTCGGCTATCGTCGTATCCTCAGTTTCGCCGGAGCGGTGAGAGATAATGTTTGTATAGCCCGCTGTTTTGGCTGTTTCAATTGTATGAAGGGTTTCTGTAAGCGTACCTATCTGATTCAGCTTAACGAGAACAGAGTTTGCAACCCCTTTTCTGATTCCTTCCTGAAGACGCTTAACGTTGGTAACAAACAGATCATCCCCCACAAGCTGGATTTTGCTTCCCAGAGCGTCAGTGAGTTTTTTCCATCCGTCCCAGTCGTTTTCGTAAAGGCCGTCCTCTATTGAGATGATCGGGTATTTTCCGCAGAGGTATGAGTAGTACTCAACCATGTCATCAGCAGATTTCTCAGGGTTCTTTTCTGCCGCCATGAAGTATTTGCCGTCTTTATAAAACTCGCTCGCAGCCGCATCCAGCGCAAGGCAGATGTCCTCGCCGGGTTTGTAGCCTGCGCTTTCTATGGCGCGGAGAATAACTTCTATGGCTTCCTCGTTTGACTTAAGATCTGGAGCAAAGCCGCCCTCATCACCCACCGCCGTGTTGTATTTTTTCTCATGGAGCACTTTTTTCAGGGCATGGAAAGTTTCAGTGCCCATCCTGAGAGCGTCACGGAAGGTTTCAGCGCCCACAGGCATGATCATGAATTCCTGAATATCCACGTTGTTGTCTGCGTGCTGTCCGCCGTTGATGATGTTCATCATAGGAGTGGGAAGAGTGTGGGCGAACGCGCCGCCTATGTATTTATAGAGAGGGAGCGAAGAAGCATCCGCAGCGGCCTTCGCGCATGCGAGTGAAACACCGAGGATGGCGTTTGCGCCGAGTTTGGATTTATTGTCTGTTCCGTCAAGGTCTATGAGTATCTCGTCTATGAGTTTCTGCTCAAGGACATCTATCCCCTCAAGCTCGTCAGAAATAATTTCGTTAACATTCTGAACGGCTTTCAGAACACCCTTGCCGAGGTATCTGCTTTTGTCGCCGTCTCTGAGTTCAACAGCCTCATGCTCGCCTGTGGAAGCACCTGAGGGAACGGCAGCCCTGCCTAAAAATCCGCCGCTTGTAACAACCTCTACCTCGACCGTGGGATTGCCTCTGGAATCAAGGATTTCCCGTGCATAAACCTCAATAATATCTGTCATTTTCTACTCCCGGATTTATATTTTTTTCATTACGGTTATTTGGTGCCGTAAGTATATATTGAAAAATTGCGAAAATACAATATGATTTGTTTTCCCGCATTTCCTACGGCGGGCTTTCCGTGCGTGTTCTCAGGGGATGCGGCGGATTCATTAAACAAGGCAGGTACTATGTACGATATACCAAGTCTGCTGTTTGCGGACAGACAGGGCAATATATATGACCACCCCAGCCTGAAAATGGCTGTGAGAAGCGAAAATTATAACTTTGTTCCGTATGAGACGGAGCTTATTGAACTCCCCGAATCCTCCAGACTGTATTTCATGCCGAACACCCACCCCATAGCCTATAATCAGGACACGGCAAATATGGAAACGTTCTCCGGCGGCATGGCTGTCAGCGCATTTCTGGCTCCGGGGTTTCTGCGCCTGTTCCTTCCGGCATATAAAAAGCTGGATACGGAAATCCTTCCCCTTTACGCATACACTGCGGTGGGTTGGATGAACGGCAAGTTTGTTGTTCCTGCCATTAAGATAGACGATGATTCAAAGTGGAACCCGTGTCTTTATGACTACTCGGACGCTTTCAAGCCGAAAGTTCAGGCATACCTCGGCAAATACCCGGAAAACAGGCTGTACAGACAGCTCGCCAAATGCGCACTGGAATACCACTGCACAGCGGCAAAAAATGTTTTCATGGGCAGATGGGAATGCCCCATCCCCACTGCGCCCTCATGCAACAGCAGGTGTCTGGGCTGCATATCCAAACAGCCTGCGGAGTGCTGCCCCTCCCCTCAGTCCCGCATTGAATTTGTCCCCTCCCCCAAGGAGATAATAGAAGTGGCGCTGAACCATTATGAAACAGCGGAAGAGCCGATAATCAGCTTCGGTCAGGGCTGCGAGGGCGACCCCATAACAGAGGCCGAAACCATAGCAAAGGCTGTTTCCGTCATTAAGAAAAAAGCGCCGAACATGACCATTAACTTCAACTCAAACTGCTCAAGCCCTGAAAAGCTCAAGCTCCTTCTGGACGCAGGGGTTGACAGTATAAGAGTGAGCATGAACTCCGCCAACCATACAACATATGAAATGTACTACTCACCAGTGAACTACGATTTCGGTGATGTGCTGAAAAGTATCGAACTGGCAAATAAATATAAGGTTTACGTTTCCCTCAACCTTCTCACCATCCCCGGCGTGAATGACCGTGAAGGTGAGCTGAATACGCTCCTTGACTTTCTCGGAGCTTACAATATTGACCTTATCCAGCTTCGGAACCTTAATATTGACCCGGATTTTCTCTTCTCAAAAATGAAGTTTAAAACAGAGGAAATTCTCGGACTCAAAAACATGCTAAAATTAATTAAGCGTAAAAACAAAAATGTCAGGTTCGGTTATTTCAACCGCACGAAGGAAAACTTTTTTAAAGACTTCGGATTCCCTGACCTTAAAAGGAGATAAACCATGAAGAAGCTTCTTGTATTGGCAATCGTCATCTGCTTTGCGGCAACCGCTTTCGCTGATGACATCAAACTCCGCCCCGGCATGACCCAGAGCGATTTCAAGACCTTCACCAAGGAACTCGGCTCAGTTATTTCGTTTGACCCCAACAGCCCCGCAGACCCTCTCGGCATACTGGGCTTTGACATAGCCGCCGAAGCGTCATTCAATATAATTGACACCGGCATATGGGACAAGGCCGCCTCCGACGGCGATTCGCAGGAAGCTCTCGTTATGTACAGACTGCACGCTCAGAAGGGACTCCCCGGCAAGATTGACATAGGCGCGATGATAGGCCAGTCTGCAAACTCTGACCTCACAGTTGCAGGTGTTTCAATAAAATACGCCATACTTGAAGGTACAATGGCAACACCTGCCCTCTCTCTGAGAGCGGCCTATTCTCAGGTTGTCGGTCACGACGAGATAGACGCATACAACGCCAACATAGGCCTTTTTATCAGCAAGGGCATACTTATTGTCAAACCCTATGCGGGCATAGTCGGCTCTATGAGCTACCTGAAAGAAAGCTCCGATGCGGTTGATCTGGACGCTGAAACAGCGTACACCGCAAAGGGCATACTCGGCGTACAGGTTACCCCGTTCCCCTTCCTTAAGTTCAACGCTGAGGCGGGAATAGGCGAAATAAACCAGCTGAGCCTTAAGGCGGGCATACGCTTCTGATGAATAAAAAACGTTTCGATTACATAGTGCTCGGCAGCGGCGTGGCAGGTTTGCGCGCCGCAATCGAGCTTGCCGGTCACGGTGATGTGGCACTCATAACCAAATGTGTTCTGGGTGAAAGCAGCTCCGAATACGCTCAGGGCGGGGTTGCTGTCGCTCTGAGTGAAGAGGACGACATAGTCCTCCACTATGAAGACACCCTGAAAGCCGGTGACGGCCTCTGCGTGAAGGAAGCGGTGAAGACCCTTGTCGCTGAAGGACCTGAATATATCACCCAGCTTATTTCATGGGGCGCAAAGTTTGATACAAAGGAAGGCGCACTCTCCTTCACGCGTGAGGCGGCGCACAGCGTAAACCGCATAATCCACGCCCACGGTGACGCCACCGGACACGAAATAGTCCGCACACTGAAAGAATATTCCCTCAAGTTCATAAATATCTACAGGCTTGACTACACCTACGCCATTGATTTCATAAAAGACGGAGACAGAGTCACTGGAGTTCTTGCGCTGGATGAAAAAACCGGCGAACTCACTTCTTTCTTCTCAAAGGCTGTCGTTGTCGCCACAGGCGGAGCAGGAAGGCTTTTCACACGCACAACCAACCCGGATGTATCAACAGGGGACGGCGCTGCCATGGCTTTCAGAGCAGGTGCGGAGCTTGAGGATATGGAGTTTTTCCAGTTTCATCCCACCGCGCTTCACTTTCCCGGCGCTCCGGCGTTTCTCCTCAGTGAATCCATGAGAGGCGAAGGCGCTGTCCTGCGCAACAATGCCGGGGAAAGATTCTGCTTTAACTACCACGAAGACGGCGAACTCGCCCCCAGAGATGTGGTGAGCCGCTCAATATTCTTTGAAATGAATAAGACAAAAACGAATCACGTCTACCTCGACGTGACTCATCTTGATAAAGAGCACATCCTCCACAGGTTTCCCAAGATATACAACACCTGCCTCGGTTACGGAATCGATATTACG
The genomic region above belongs to Geovibrio ferrireducens and contains:
- a CDS encoding iron-containing alcohol dehydrogenase; the protein is MSYIFSFHSPVEAFFGFGSIEKIKELMAPFRTIGIVSGRTSLDATGMRAFLEAELAGKQLHFFSEVEENPSINTIIRGGTFMRSARCEAVIAVGGGSPLDAAKSIAVFAANNDSFYELLAKKDMPNKPLPVLAVPTTCGTGSEMNAYSIITDAEKTDKINFTKPCMFPKWAVLDPGLLKTLNERTLLATVFDAFTHSMEGLISLRANPFSDMCAMTSMELILATLSAAEDLKDDRALANFMYASSLAGTVILHTGTTLLHSLGYYLTNNKKIHHGTANAMLIPCFMEMLREKGVQKFGVIPSLFEKHGFDLDFWLERLGAESLSSVLSMEEKSVMAAYALGKPNMKSTPFEADADYVVRKLV
- the eno gene encoding phosphopyruvate hydratase, with protein sequence MTDIIEVYAREILDSRGNPTVEVEVVTSGGFLGRAAVPSGASTGEHEAVELRDGDKSRYLGKGVLKAVQNVNEIISDELEGIDVLEQKLIDEILIDLDGTDNKSKLGANAILGVSLACAKAAADASSLPLYKYIGGAFAHTLPTPMMNIINGGQHADNNVDIQEFMIMPVGAETFRDALRMGTETFHALKKVLHEKKYNTAVGDEGGFAPDLKSNEEAIEVILRAIESAGYKPGEDICLALDAAASEFYKDGKYFMAAEKNPEKSADDMVEYYSYLCGKYPIISIEDGLYENDWDGWKKLTDALGSKIQLVGDDLFVTNVKRLQEGIRKGVANSVLVKLNQIGTLTETLHTIETAKTAGYTNIISHRSGETEDTTIADLAVAVNAGQIKTGSASRTDRIAKYNQLLRIEEELVDQGVYKGLGSFYNLKRR
- a CDS encoding aminopeptidase — its product is MSLEKKLAKLICEYSLSLRKGDILLIRAETVSEPLIKEIYAKTLETGAYPVLRLAFSGQQSVFYKHAEKDQLEFIPQSVWADTHNVTASIYIDATDNTKQLTGADKSKIAAYAKSYAKVREVLMDREQKGEFRWSLCPYPTAAMAQDAEMSLDEYTEFVYRACRLHEDDPVAAWRSVDEYQQKITGLLNGTKELRIVGNKTDITFNVDGRKWINCNGHHNMPDGEVFTSPVEDGVNGSIYFDVPTSYMGVEAGGITLKIEKGKIMEAHAEKGNDFLQSVLETDEGSRFIGEIAFGLNESITKPTKNILFDEKIGRTIHMAVGASYPEAGGKNKSGIHWDMIKAMEDGKAYLDGRLVFENGKFTGM
- the nadB gene encoding L-aspartate oxidase; translated protein: MNKKRFDYIVLGSGVAGLRAAIELAGHGDVALITKCVLGESSSEYAQGGVAVALSEEDDIVLHYEDTLKAGDGLCVKEAVKTLVAEGPEYITQLISWGAKFDTKEGALSFTREAAHSVNRIIHAHGDATGHEIVRTLKEYSLKFINIYRLDYTYAIDFIKDGDRVTGVLALDEKTGELTSFFSKAVVVATGGAGRLFTRTTNPDVSTGDGAAMAFRAGAELEDMEFFQFHPTALHFPGAPAFLLSESMRGEGAVLRNNAGERFCFNYHEDGELAPRDVVSRSIFFEMNKTKTNHVYLDVTHLDKEHILHRFPKIYNTCLGYGIDITQDYIPVSPAAHYYMGGIKTDLDGRASLKGLYACGEAACTGVHGANRLASNSLLEGVVFGGRSAKAAVSDSLNMEITEQEVQTEEKYTETDYTESLKFIQETMWKYVSVSRNETGLKTAVSELEKFLKKFEGRIPADRRTAELKNLAQSGLLMAYAALARKGSRGGHYRDDMPEKITEDYHIYFSNAEFNPHLR
- a CDS encoding radical SAM protein, producing MYDIPSLLFADRQGNIYDHPSLKMAVRSENYNFVPYETELIELPESSRLYFMPNTHPIAYNQDTANMETFSGGMAVSAFLAPGFLRLFLPAYKKLDTEILPLYAYTAVGWMNGKFVVPAIKIDDDSKWNPCLYDYSDAFKPKVQAYLGKYPENRLYRQLAKCALEYHCTAAKNVFMGRWECPIPTAPSCNSRCLGCISKQPAECCPSPQSRIEFVPSPKEIIEVALNHYETAEEPIISFGQGCEGDPITEAETIAKAVSVIKKKAPNMTINFNSNCSSPEKLKLLLDAGVDSIRVSMNSANHTTYEMYYSPVNYDFGDVLKSIELANKYKVYVSLNLLTIPGVNDREGELNTLLDFLGAYNIDLIQLRNLNIDPDFLFSKMKFKTEEILGLKNMLKLIKRKNKNVRFGYFNRTKENFFKDFGFPDLKRR